One stretch of Acropora muricata isolate sample 2 chromosome 12, ASM3666990v1, whole genome shotgun sequence DNA includes these proteins:
- the LOC136892464 gene encoding uncharacterized protein, producing MGSVVLDSCTLANQELIQSSLNEVIHEYFNWTTSVDVPDQDDCNDDSCSSDSDSACLESDAFSEHQDNCLDLTKTDGDELETIRNFLKAGCGCQFGPKAHHCSSTISYSEVLECRTNCLQLSKEELDLIVLSHLQCHLRRKEVGGRKRKRYVCNFFFSGQQICKTTYLFLHAVGRERYANLCEHYKLYGPTLRVHGNKGRLPKNTCTFEAISEVSKFISNYAEEHALVLPGRVPGFKRTDVRLLPSHMSKASVWRVYSTAMEAQKKSPVGYSKFVDLWNQLNPHIVIMRPMSDLCFTCQHNNSQIVRSANLPESLKSACVRAQEDHLARANGERSFYKSTIKALEPTAQQVLEANHGVVPRDNPPCSLLGRMHYSYDYAQQVHYPSNPLQPGPIYFKTPRKCSIFGVCCEAIPRQVNFLVDEAVLTGKGANSTISLGHYFFKNFGLGETNAYIHADNCAGQNKNNYFLWYYAWRVIVGLHWSILYSFLVAGHTKFSPDWYFGLAKQAVRKTFISDLFELAHAIDNSTVTGVNVSQLCGLHDGSVLVPTYDWASFLDKYFKKLPGVKGYHHFGFSNDSPGRVFCKRYVDSEEVQFDLLRDPSKLPPCTLPPIINPAGLDLERRSYLYKEIRQFCKPNSVDLVAPKP from the coding sequence ATGGGCTCGGTGGTTTTGGACTCCTGCACATTAGCTAATCAGGAGTTAATTCAATCCAGTCTAAATGAGGTTATTCACGAGTACTTCAACTGGACTACGTCCGTTGATGTACCTGATCAAGATGACTGCAATGACGACTCTTGTTCGTCAGACTCTGATAGTGCGTGCTTAGAGTCGGATGCGTTCTCTGAACACCAAGACAACTGTCTTGATCTTACAAAAACTGACGGCGATGAGTTGGAAACTATCAGAAACTTTCTGAAGGCAGGATGTGGCTGCCAGTTTGGGCCAAAGGCACATCACTGCAGTTCAACAATCTCCTACAGTGAAGTTCTTGAGTGCCGTACAAATTGCCTGCAACTGAGTAAAGAAGAATTAGATTTGATTGTTCTTTCTCATTTGCAATGCCATTTGCGCCGAAAAGAAGTTGGAGGCAGAAAGCGGAAGCGCTACGTCTGTAACTTCTTTTTCAGCGGGCAACAAATTTGCAAAACCACTTATTTGTTTTTGCATGCAGTTGGCAGGGAACGCTACGCCAATCTCTGCGAACATTACAAGTTATATGGGCCCACATTACGTGTTCATGGCAACAAAGGTAGGTTGCCAAAAAACACATGCACTTTTGAGGCTATCTCAGAAGTTTCCAAGTTCATCAGTAACTACGCCGAAGAACATGCTCTTGTTTTGCCTGGCCGTGTTCCGGGCTTCAAGCGCACTGACGTCCGACTTTTGCCTTCTCATATGTCAAAAGCCTCTGTTTGGCGTGTCTACTCAACAGCAATGGAGGCACAAAAAAAATCGCCTGTAGGATATTCAAAGTTTGTCGACCTTTGGAATCAGCTCAATCCTCATATAGTCATTATGCGGCCTATGAGTGATTTGTGTTTTacttgtcaacacaacaactcTCAAATTGTACGATCTGCAAATCTTCCTGAGAGCTTGAAGTCAGCTTGTGTGCGAGCTCAGGAGGATCATTTGGCTAGAGCAAATGGTGAAAGAAGCTTCTATAAATCAACTATAAAAGCTCTTGAGCCTACCGCGCAGCAGGTTTTGGAAGCAAACCATGGAGTAGTTCCACGGGACAATCCTCCATGTTCTTTGTTGGGTAGGATGCATTACTCCTATGATTATGCGCAACAAGTGCATTATCCGAGTAACCCTTTGCAACCCGGTCCTATCTATTTCAAAACACCGCGGAAATGTAGTATTTTTGGTGTCTGTTGCGAAGCCATTCCTCGCCAAGTAAACTTTTTAGTTGACGAGGCAGTTCTTACAGGTAAAGGAGCTAACAGTACTATCAGCTTAGGACATTACTTTTTTAAGAACTTTGGGCTTGGTGAGACAAATGCCTATATCCACGCAGACAACTGCGCtggtcaaaataaaaacaattactTTCTTTGGTATTATGCCTGGAGAGTAATTGTTGGTTTGCACTGGAGCATCCTGTATTCTTTCCTGGTTGCCGGCCACACTAAGTTTTCCCCCGACTGGTACTTTGGCTTAGCTAAGCAGGCAGTCCGCAAGACTTTCATTTCGGACCTGTTTGAGTTGGCTCATGCAATTGACAACTCAACTGTCACAGGGGTGAATGTTTCACAACTGTGTGGGCTCCATGATGGCTCGGTTCTCGTTCCCACATACGACTGGGCTAGCTTTTTGGATAAGTACTTCAAAAAACTCCCAGGCGTGAAGGGGTATCATCACTTCGGCTTCAGCAACGACTCGCCCGGGCGAGTCTTCTGTAAGCGCTATGTTGATTCTGAAGAAGTGCAGTTTGATTTACTCAGAGATCCGTCAAAACTTCCGCCTTGCACGCTTCCCCCTATCATTAATCCAGCAGGCCTAGATTTAGAAAGGAGGAGCTATCTGTATAAGGAAATAAGACAGTTTTGCAAACCAAATTCTGTGGATCTGGTGGCGCCAAAACCATGA